In Gimesia sp., the following are encoded in one genomic region:
- a CDS encoding N-acetyltransferase family protein, which yields MFTTRDATLNDLPAIVDIYNQSIPAGTATADTKPITAESRRTWFAQFSPDKRPIWVVEDEAGQIAGCIYVTSFYAGRPAYDKTAEVSLYLANSHQKQGLGTFLLQKMIDACPSLGITTLVGMHFDHNEGTKHLNEKFGFEVCGHLPEIAEVNGQKRGLLISLLRIPECPEDGIT from the coding sequence ATGTTCACGACCCGCGATGCCACTCTTAATGACCTGCCTGCAATTGTCGACATCTACAACCAGTCGATTCCCGCCGGCACCGCGACAGCGGATACCAAGCCGATTACCGCTGAAAGCCGCCGAACATGGTTTGCCCAGTTCTCACCAGACAAGCGGCCCATCTGGGTGGTTGAAGACGAAGCGGGACAGATCGCCGGTTGCATCTACGTGACTTCGTTTTACGCAGGACGACCGGCGTATGACAAGACGGCCGAAGTCAGTCTCTACCTGGCGAACTCCCACCAGAAACAGGGACTGGGCACATTTCTGCTCCAGAAAATGATCGATGCCTGCCCTTCCCTGGGCATCACAACCCTGGTCGGCATGCACTTCGATCACAACGAAGGCACGAAACATCTGAATGAAAAGTTCGGTTTCGAAGTCTGCGGGCACCTGCCCGAAATCGCTGAAGTAAACGGACAGAAACGGGGGCTGCTGATTTCCCTGCTGCGAATCCCCGAATGTCCGGAAGACGGAATTACTTAA
- a CDS encoding DUF1569 domain-containing protein: MIEDLRELKFERLEDAVAEVESLLRTGYTQRGKWNLAQICRHLSLVQDPALDGYPKWMLIYAPLWPVMRRLFLPRLLKGDSPQGIPTTPIFVPAADLADAVEAEHFAESVARFKSHEGRYHWHPGFGRLDRETLETVYTTHAAHHLRFLEPVR; encoded by the coding sequence ATGATTGAGGATTTGCGAGAGCTGAAGTTCGAACGACTGGAGGACGCGGTTGCGGAAGTGGAGTCGCTGTTACGGACCGGCTACACCCAGCGGGGCAAGTGGAATCTGGCCCAGATCTGTCGGCACTTGTCTCTGGTGCAGGATCCCGCACTCGACGGATACCCAAAGTGGATGCTGATCTACGCCCCTCTCTGGCCGGTGATGCGTCGGCTGTTCCTGCCGCGTCTGCTCAAGGGAGATTCTCCCCAGGGAATTCCGACAACTCCGATCTTCGTCCCGGCAGCGGACCTGGCAGACGCAGTGGAAGCGGAACACTTTGCCGAGAGCGTGGCCCGCTTCAAATCCCATGAGGGACGCTACCACTGGCATCCCGGCTTCGGCCGCCTGGATCGCGAAACGCTGGAAACCGTTTACACAACCCACGCCGCCCATCACCTGCGGTTTCTGGAGCCGGTGAGGTAG
- a CDS encoding aldolase/citrate lyase family protein — MSDTFRSQLKQGKLLIAPMVTFSCPEAAEILADVGYDWLFLDAEHSTFDPSDLQAIVGRVSHKIPSLIRLPAPEEVPIKKALDLGAAGIIAPQVNSVEQAEQIVSWSRYSPEGTRGVGLGRAHGYGFTFDDYLAKANEETTVVVQAEHIDAVNAIEQIVAVPGVDAVLIGPYDLSASMKRIGEIDHPEVTGAIDHVTEVCQKNNMPLGIFGVTVDAVKPYIDKGFTLITVGVDTVMLGHAARKMLGQVKG, encoded by the coding sequence ATGTCTGACACATTCCGCTCGCAACTCAAACAGGGGAAACTGCTGATTGCCCCCATGGTTACCTTTTCCTGCCCGGAAGCCGCCGAGATCCTGGCGGACGTCGGCTATGACTGGCTGTTCCTTGATGCCGAACACAGCACCTTTGACCCCTCCGATCTGCAGGCCATCGTGGGACGGGTGAGCCACAAGATCCCCAGCCTGATTCGGCTGCCCGCACCCGAAGAGGTCCCCATCAAGAAAGCCCTCGACCTGGGAGCCGCCGGTATCATCGCCCCGCAAGTCAATTCCGTGGAACAGGCCGAACAGATCGTCTCCTGGTCCCGCTACTCTCCTGAAGGAACCCGGGGGGTCGGCCTGGGTCGCGCCCACGGCTACGGCTTTACCTTCGATGACTACCTGGCCAAAGCAAATGAGGAGACCACTGTCGTCGTTCAGGCCGAGCACATCGATGCGGTCAACGCGATCGAACAGATCGTCGCCGTCCCCGGCGTCGACGCAGTTTTGATCGGCCCCTACGATCTCTCTGCCAGTATGAAACGCATCGGAGAGATCGATCATCCCGAAGTGACCGGCGCCATCGACCATGTCACCGAAGTCTGTCAGAAAAACAATATGCCCCTGGGCATCTTCGGCGTCACCGTGGACGCTGTCAAACCCTACATCGACAAAGGCTTCACCCTGATCACCGTCGGCGTCGACACCGTCATGCTGGGCCACGCCGCCCGCAAAATGCTGGGACAGGTTAAGGGGTAG
- a CDS encoding SGNH/GDSL hydrolase family protein: MLKSIRSLRSTLLILCCLSFIVASLQANDKKTEPTNADEAAAKKAKQEAEINKKFAAWKATLPAKQQAWETVLEENLGGFYLPIYKKQKVAGQKTAWDYVADDPKLPRVLLIGDSVSRGYTQAARNALKGKVNVHRAPANCGPTATGLKKLDVWLGDGNWDLIHFNFGIHDRRTNVDDYEKRLEEIVKRLKQTGAKVVWASSTPIPADWKEGPEMKAKLEEKNAIAAKVMERNGVEIDDLFTFITPHLAEVQNPKDVHFNGKGYDLLGKQVAKYIEGALQEENQK, from the coding sequence ATGTTGAAATCAATCCGTAGTCTGCGTTCCACACTGTTGATTCTGTGTTGTTTGAGTTTCATCGTAGCCTCGCTGCAGGCGAATGACAAGAAAACCGAACCGACCAACGCCGACGAAGCTGCTGCTAAAAAAGCGAAGCAGGAAGCGGAGATCAACAAAAAGTTCGCGGCCTGGAAAGCGACACTGCCCGCGAAACAGCAGGCGTGGGAAACCGTGCTCGAGGAAAACCTGGGCGGTTTTTATCTCCCGATCTATAAAAAACAGAAAGTCGCCGGTCAGAAGACCGCCTGGGATTATGTCGCCGATGATCCCAAACTGCCCCGCGTGCTGTTGATTGGAGATTCGGTTTCGCGGGGATACACGCAGGCGGCCCGGAACGCCTTAAAAGGGAAAGTGAACGTGCATCGGGCTCCAGCGAACTGCGGACCGACGGCGACCGGCTTGAAGAAACTCGATGTCTGGCTGGGAGACGGCAACTGGGACCTGATCCATTTCAACTTTGGCATTCACGACCGTCGGACCAATGTCGACGACTACGAGAAACGCCTGGAAGAGATTGTGAAACGACTGAAGCAGACCGGGGCGAAGGTGGTCTGGGCCAGCAGTACGCCGATCCCGGCTGACTGGAAAGAGGGACCGGAAATGAAGGCGAAGCTGGAAGAAAAGAACGCGATCGCTGCGAAGGTGATGGAGCGGAACGGTGTGGAGATCGACGATCTGTTTACCTTCATCACGCCACATCTGGCGGAAGTGCAGAATCCGAAAGACGTCCACTTCAACGGCAAAGGCTATGACCTGCTGGGCAAGCAGGTGGCGAAGTATATTGAGGGGGCACTGCAGGAAGAGAATCAGAAGTAG
- a CDS encoding FHA domain-containing serine/threonine-protein kinase: MSKPQDVPSFLELLQESHLLSEDKVRAVIEEFDLESAEKPKEAAQRLVTGKVLTRYQGERLLAGRKRGFFIDKYKVLEVLGFGGMGSLYLAEHLETKEPVALKVLNDKCRNDAGMLTRLKLEASAGSRLDHPHIVRTISYEGSGAVCYIAMEFIKGISLLELVLLKQKSLPSPQVCDVIAQAARGLEEAHQAGIIHRDLKPENLIIDSQGYVKVLDFGLALLKDNPDAEFSLSMIFGHGCVGTPEYIAPEQSREGTTVDARADVYGLGGTMYFLLTGKLPFPKGTAAQKIQAHREQAPRSIAEIAPAIPAEVVAIVEKMMAKDPEERYQSMAEVAAALEPFAERQPVEFRFNKVVSQRVQHAKARSAIAQSSIVKPQLSSRIATASHVAEQAKQQQKSDGIERLTRGESDISKSGILRRGVPTESTDHMAQEASDALVKDFQPIELIDLDDKRRFPIFKQRVTLGRNPTCDIQIDRPGISGNHCEFHYENTGWIVTDLKSKNGTEVDGRRIQEQILFPGNTLSLAASYHFRVASPNQYVQKNKKKPMLIAASVLAGICLIAGIGYWLLS, from the coding sequence ATGTCGAAACCACAAGACGTACCGTCATTTCTGGAATTACTGCAGGAGAGCCATCTGCTCTCGGAAGACAAAGTTCGCGCCGTCATTGAAGAATTCGACCTGGAATCCGCCGAAAAGCCCAAAGAGGCCGCTCAACGTCTGGTAACCGGGAAAGTCTTGACCCGCTACCAGGGCGAACGCCTGCTGGCCGGCCGTAAACGTGGTTTCTTCATCGACAAATACAAGGTGCTGGAAGTGCTCGGCTTCGGGGGCATGGGCAGCCTGTATCTCGCGGAGCATCTGGAGACGAAGGAACCGGTCGCCCTCAAAGTACTCAATGACAAATGCCGCAACGACGCGGGAATGCTGACCCGGCTCAAACTGGAAGCCTCAGCCGGATCGCGTCTCGATCACCCCCACATTGTCCGCACGATCTCCTATGAAGGATCAGGGGCCGTCTGTTACATCGCGATGGAATTCATCAAAGGCATCAGCCTGCTGGAACTGGTGCTGCTCAAACAGAAGTCGCTCCCCTCTCCCCAGGTCTGCGATGTCATCGCCCAGGCTGCCCGGGGATTGGAAGAAGCCCACCAGGCGGGCATTATCCACCGCGACCTCAAACCGGAAAACCTGATCATCGATTCCCAGGGTTATGTCAAAGTCCTCGACTTTGGTCTGGCCCTGCTTAAAGACAATCCGGATGCGGAATTCTCGCTTTCAATGATCTTCGGTCACGGCTGTGTAGGGACCCCGGAATACATTGCCCCCGAGCAGTCCCGCGAAGGCACAACCGTGGATGCCCGGGCCGATGTTTACGGACTGGGGGGGACGATGTATTTCCTCCTGACCGGTAAACTCCCCTTCCCCAAAGGGACCGCTGCCCAGAAAATTCAGGCCCACCGCGAACAGGCTCCCCGGTCGATCGCCGAAATCGCACCGGCGATCCCTGCTGAAGTCGTCGCGATTGTCGAAAAGATGATGGCTAAGGATCCCGAGGAACGTTATCAGTCGATGGCAGAAGTCGCCGCAGCCCTGGAACCGTTCGCCGAACGCCAGCCGGTCGAATTCCGCTTCAATAAAGTTGTCTCGCAGCGGGTTCAGCATGCCAAGGCCCGCAGTGCGATCGCTCAGTCGAGTATTGTTAAACCGCAGCTCTCTTCACGCATTGCAACCGCCAGTCATGTTGCCGAACAGGCTAAGCAGCAACAGAAATCAGACGGCATCGAACGCCTGACCCGCGGCGAATCGGACATTTCCAAGAGTGGCATCCTCCGTCGTGGCGTTCCCACCGAATCAACAGACCACATGGCCCAGGAAGCCTCGGACGCTCTGGTCAAAGACTTTCAACCGATTGAACTGATCGACCTCGACGATAAACGCAGGTTCCCGATTTTCAAACAGCGGGTGACCCTCGGCCGGAATCCCACCTGCGACATTCAAATCGATCGCCCCGGCATTTCAGGCAATCACTGCGAATTCCACTACGAGAACACCGGCTGGATCGTCACCGATCTCAAAAGCAAAAACGGCACCGAAGTCGACGGCCGACGGATTCAGGAACAGATCCTCTTTCCCGGCAACACTCTGTCACTGGCCGCCAGCTATCACTTCCGCGTCGCCTCGCCGAATCAGTACGTCCAGAAAAACAAGAAGAAGCCGATGCTGATCGCCGCCTCCGTCCTGGCCGGCATCTGCCTCATCGCCGGCATCGGCTACTGGCTGCTGTCTTAA
- a CDS encoding metallophosphoesterase yields the protein MKLQTICVPMLLLAASVLPVHGEELPPAPQGSFSIAVIPDTQHYKGRGTHSKKQAKDPTTNPVFEAITDCIVDELDRQRIVFVSHVGDIVDINNDEQWAVAQNCVDKLHGKVPYGISVGNHDMTGKTGNSALFQKYFPRSRFAEFDWYGGCYPGEPNQPEISGNNANSYQLFSAEGMDFIIVHLECNAPDPVLNWANEVLTRHADRRAIVTTHMDLGPLEHPKQPGDYFDAPKGRMVWKKCHGANGNTSQQMWEKCFSKHKNLFLICCGDQSRTQAMRQSVKGQHGNTVHELLSDYGAEGFRLMRFLPAQNQIEVRTWNPVKGASCEKTKLIPERDQHQFTLDYQMTKSAD from the coding sequence ATGAAGCTCCAGACGATCTGCGTTCCCATGTTGTTACTCGCTGCCTCTGTCCTGCCCGTTCACGGGGAAGAACTTCCTCCGGCGCCACAGGGCTCCTTCAGTATTGCTGTGATCCCGGATACCCAGCACTACAAGGGACGTGGCACGCACAGTAAAAAGCAGGCCAAAGATCCCACGACGAACCCCGTCTTCGAAGCGATCACGGACTGCATCGTCGATGAGCTGGACCGACAGCGGATTGTGTTCGTCTCTCATGTCGGCGACATCGTCGACATCAATAACGACGAACAATGGGCCGTCGCACAGAACTGCGTGGACAAGCTGCACGGCAAAGTCCCTTACGGAATCAGTGTCGGCAATCACGACATGACGGGAAAAACCGGCAACTCGGCATTATTCCAGAAATATTTTCCCCGTTCCCGCTTCGCGGAATTCGACTGGTATGGCGGCTGCTATCCCGGCGAACCGAACCAACCGGAAATCTCGGGCAACAACGCGAACAGTTATCAGCTCTTCTCTGCAGAAGGTATGGATTTCATTATCGTGCATCTGGAATGTAACGCACCCGATCCGGTTCTCAACTGGGCCAATGAAGTACTCACCAGACATGCCGACCGCAGAGCGATTGTCACCACCCACATGGATCTGGGCCCACTCGAGCATCCCAAACAGCCAGGCGACTACTTCGACGCGCCCAAAGGTCGCATGGTCTGGAAAAAGTGCCACGGTGCCAATGGGAACACTTCACAGCAGATGTGGGAAAAATGTTTCAGCAAACACAAGAACCTGTTTCTGATCTGCTGTGGTGACCAGAGCCGTACCCAGGCGATGCGCCAGAGCGTCAAAGGCCAACATGGGAATACGGTGCATGAACTGCTCTCCGACTATGGAGCCGAAGGCTTCCGGCTGATGCGGTTCCTGCCAGCTCAAAACCAAATCGAGGTCCGCACCTGGAATCCCGTCAAAGGGGCCTCCTGTGAAAAAACGAAGCTGATCCCTGAACGGGACCAGCATCAGTTCACGCTGGACTACCAGATGACCAAATCCGCAGACTGA
- a CDS encoding amidohydrolase family protein, giving the protein MEYIDAHSHVWTPDVKKYPLAPGYKVADMQPPSFTAEELQVEMMPVGVNRVVLIQMSFYGFDNSYMLDCMAKYPGMFSGVAVIDQKGDNPTPKMLDLKKKGVRGFRIAPKTKKVGEWLDGACMEEMWTTGAKEGMAMCCLMNPNGLPALDKMCQKHRDTTVVIDHLARIGVTGKIEPEEVDALCKMAKHPNVYVKVSAFYALGKKQMPYHDLAPLIKKVYQAFGAKRLMWATDCPYQVQGPHTYKASIDLIKNGLPFLSDDDKSWILEKTAEHVFFQGI; this is encoded by the coding sequence ATGGAATATATCGACGCACATTCGCATGTCTGGACTCCTGACGTCAAAAAATACCCCCTGGCGCCCGGGTATAAGGTCGCGGATATGCAGCCTCCCAGTTTCACCGCGGAAGAGCTGCAGGTAGAAATGATGCCGGTCGGTGTGAACCGGGTCGTGCTGATTCAGATGTCCTTCTACGGTTTTGACAACAGCTACATGCTGGACTGCATGGCCAAGTATCCGGGAATGTTTTCCGGTGTGGCTGTGATCGACCAGAAGGGGGACAACCCGACGCCGAAGATGCTGGACCTCAAGAAAAAGGGAGTACGTGGCTTCCGGATTGCACCGAAGACGAAGAAGGTAGGCGAGTGGCTGGACGGTGCGTGCATGGAAGAGATGTGGACGACCGGTGCAAAAGAAGGTATGGCCATGTGCTGCCTGATGAATCCCAACGGGCTGCCAGCACTGGATAAAATGTGTCAAAAGCATCGCGACACGACCGTGGTGATCGACCATCTGGCACGGATTGGTGTGACCGGCAAGATCGAGCCTGAAGAAGTCGACGCGTTGTGTAAGATGGCCAAGCATCCTAACGTTTATGTCAAAGTTTCTGCCTTTTACGCCCTGGGCAAGAAGCAGATGCCCTACCATGATCTGGCGCCACTCATTAAAAAGGTGTATCAGGCCTTTGGTGCTAAACGCCTGATGTGGGCTACCGACTGCCCCTACCAGGTGCAGGGACCCCATACTTACAAGGCGTCGATCGATCTGATCAAGAATGGACTGCCGTTCCTGTCGGATGACGACAAATCATGGATTCTGGAGAAGACAGCTGAACATGTCTTTTTCCAGGGCATTTAA
- a CDS encoding D-TA family PLP-dependent enzyme — protein sequence MDACYQIEDTSQIISPGMIIFKDLVEENLKQMIALVGNPDRLRPHCKTHKMREVIELELSLGIKKHKAATFAEAEMLAETGVKDICLAYNLVGPNIARAIEFRTRWPDVSLQVTADHPTPIEQLGTAMTEAGLEIEVLLDLNTGQNRTGIVPGDAAVELYQLIANTPGLIPAGLHVYDGQNHQVDFHEREVAVKEVWHHVSRLRDQLLLEGLKVPRIVAGATGSFPIFASIDDPAIEVCPGTCVFHDVGYGELFPDLKFKPAAMVLTRVISRPGPDRVTFDLGYKAIASDPAMEGRCRFPDLPDAKPVLQNEEHLVVLSERAGEFQPGDELLAIPRHVCPTSALHKSVTVVSGGKVIGQWNVAARDRFITV from the coding sequence ATGGATGCATGCTATCAGATAGAGGATACCAGTCAGATTATCTCTCCCGGGATGATCATTTTCAAAGATCTCGTGGAAGAGAATTTAAAGCAGATGATTGCACTGGTGGGGAACCCCGACCGGCTGCGGCCGCATTGCAAGACCCATAAGATGCGGGAAGTCATTGAGTTGGAACTCTCGCTGGGCATCAAGAAGCACAAGGCGGCGACCTTTGCTGAAGCGGAGATGCTGGCCGAGACTGGCGTTAAAGATATCTGCCTGGCTTACAATCTGGTAGGCCCCAATATCGCGCGGGCCATTGAGTTCCGCACACGCTGGCCCGATGTGTCGTTACAGGTAACCGCCGATCATCCTACCCCCATCGAACAGCTGGGAACCGCGATGACCGAAGCAGGTCTCGAAATCGAAGTTCTGCTCGATCTGAATACCGGGCAGAACCGGACCGGGATTGTACCCGGAGACGCAGCGGTAGAACTTTACCAGCTGATTGCGAATACCCCCGGTCTGATTCCCGCAGGTCTGCACGTTTATGACGGTCAGAATCATCAGGTGGATTTCCATGAGCGAGAAGTCGCCGTCAAGGAGGTCTGGCATCATGTTTCCAGGCTGCGTGATCAACTCCTGCTTGAGGGATTGAAGGTCCCCCGGATTGTCGCGGGCGCGACCGGTTCTTTTCCGATCTTCGCCAGTATTGATGATCCCGCGATTGAAGTCTGTCCCGGAACCTGTGTCTTTCACGACGTCGGGTACGGCGAACTCTTTCCCGATCTGAAATTCAAACCGGCGGCGATGGTTCTGACACGTGTGATCAGTCGGCCTGGTCCCGACCGGGTTACGTTTGACCTGGGTTATAAAGCGATTGCTTCGGACCCTGCGATGGAAGGCCGCTGTCGGTTCCCCGATCTGCCCGATGCCAAACCGGTACTGCAGAATGAAGAGCACCTGGTTGTGTTGAGTGAGCGGGCAGGGGAGTTTCAGCCGGGCGACGAGCTGCTGGCCATTCCCCGCCATGTCTGTCCGACCTCGGCTCTGCACAAATCGGTAACGGTTGTCAGCGGCGGTAAAGTGATCGGTCAGTGGAATGTGGCTGCCCGGGATCGCTTCATCACCGTCTGA
- a CDS encoding ATPase domain-containing protein: MSELRQQTGIPELDEMLSGGLLPGKLTVVLGATGIGKTQLGLQYAQAGLAQEGETGILFDMATRGDSQSHEDYAERLFQWKLREQLVDEVFDLEQIWEREQARKDYQHLFRQSGRRVTRRDMELDEWKEWKLEFVKKLDAAIAYFYANFVHGVRRTVIDGIEPTERPSDSFQFHAFEYVYHQILRKEYDWVARDLFRAQFRSQQEQIEAHRYDCQQIGCLLLLTTHEVMLDDLIQRPIESGDVLSNANTIILMGKIREGNRMSRALHIAKHRGSAVDESLIPYEIRETGLELLC, from the coding sequence ATGTCTGAACTGCGCCAACAAACGGGAATTCCGGAACTGGATGAAATGCTGTCGGGGGGATTACTGCCTGGAAAGCTGACAGTGGTTCTGGGGGCGACCGGCATTGGAAAAACGCAACTGGGACTGCAGTATGCCCAGGCAGGACTCGCCCAGGAAGGGGAGACCGGGATTCTGTTCGATATGGCGACCCGCGGCGATTCACAGAGTCATGAGGATTATGCAGAGCGTCTGTTTCAATGGAAACTGCGGGAACAACTCGTCGATGAGGTTTTTGACCTGGAACAGATCTGGGAGCGGGAACAGGCACGCAAGGATTATCAGCATCTCTTCCGCCAGAGTGGCCGCCGGGTGACCCGCCGGGATATGGAACTGGACGAGTGGAAGGAATGGAAGCTGGAATTTGTCAAAAAGCTGGATGCAGCAATCGCGTATTTCTATGCCAATTTTGTGCATGGTGTCCGGCGTACAGTGATTGACGGGATCGAACCGACCGAACGTCCCAGTGATTCCTTTCAGTTCCATGCCTTCGAATACGTCTACCATCAGATCCTGCGCAAAGAATACGACTGGGTGGCTCGCGATCTGTTTCGGGCACAGTTTCGCAGTCAGCAGGAGCAGATTGAAGCACATCGTTACGATTGCCAGCAGATCGGCTGTCTGTTGCTGTTAACCACGCATGAGGTAATGCTGGACGATCTGATTCAGCGTCCCATCGAAAGTGGTGACGTCCTGTCCAATGCCAATACGATCATCCTGATGGGTAAGATCCGGGAAGGCAACCGGATGAGCCGGGCATTACACATCGCGAAACATCGTGGCAGTGCCGTCGATGAATCCCTGATCCCTTATGAAATCAGGGAAACAGGCCTGGAGCTGCTGTGCTGA
- a CDS encoding HDOD domain-containing protein, protein MLVDNCLDPGDLADAFVQRLDRLHSAPKVAQQVLQLTRDPESRIDDIVNCIEHDPGLAAKILQVVNSAKYGVSRRITSIKHAVSYLGKDAIRMLTVSFSMVESLTKRSKGRIFADYWQRALTIASISSHLADHHKCLKKDETYTAGLLADVGILVFSQVEREQYSLIYESYPHGEALVKGERQFFGFDHALLGARLMDFWDLPHEMVVAIEHHHDTGQHGCPLGMALRTGSLLAGSLWNRNSEEFAEAEDLLISFFDFEEPQIEQMIEECRADIAESAEFFGVNLEG, encoded by the coding sequence ATGTTAGTTGATAATTGTTTAGACCCGGGCGATCTTGCAGACGCCTTTGTTCAACGTCTGGATCGATTACATTCCGCACCCAAGGTCGCACAGCAGGTGCTGCAACTGACCCGCGATCCTGAGAGCCGGATCGATGATATTGTAAACTGTATCGAACACGATCCGGGGCTGGCTGCCAAAATTCTGCAGGTAGTCAATTCAGCCAAGTACGGTGTATCACGCCGGATTACGAGCATCAAACATGCTGTATCCTATCTGGGCAAAGATGCCATTCGGATGCTGACAGTCAGCTTTTCCATGGTGGAATCACTGACCAAACGGAGTAAGGGGCGAATCTTCGCCGATTACTGGCAGCGTGCATTGACGATTGCCTCGATTTCGTCTCATCTGGCAGACCATCATAAATGTCTTAAGAAAGATGAAACCTACACAGCCGGCCTGCTGGCGGATGTGGGGATTCTCGTGTTTTCCCAGGTTGAGCGGGAACAGTACAGCCTGATCTATGAAAGCTATCCGCACGGCGAAGCGCTGGTCAAAGGCGAACGTCAGTTCTTCGGATTTGACCATGCTCTGCTGGGCGCACGCCTGATGGATTTCTGGGATCTCCCACATGAAATGGTGGTGGCGATTGAACATCACCATGATACTGGTCAGCACGGTTGTCCATTGGGAATGGCGCTCCGGACGGGTAGTCTCTTGGCTGGCTCCTTATGGAACCGGAATTCAGAGGAGTTCGCCGAAGCGGAAGATCTGCTGATCTCTTTCTTTGACTTCGAAGAACCACAAATCGAACAGATGATCGAAGAATGCCGGGCAGATATTGCTGAAAGTGCCGAGTTCTTCGGTGTGAATCTCGAAGGCTGA